A region of Labeo rohita strain BAU-BD-2019 chromosome 2, IGBB_LRoh.1.0, whole genome shotgun sequence DNA encodes the following proteins:
- the cnn3b gene encoding calponin-3b has protein sequence MTQFNKGPAYGLSAEVRSKIAQKYDLQKEEELRYWIEDVTGMPIGENFQMGLKDGVILCELINKLQPGSIKKINHSKLNWHKLENLGNFIKAILAYGLKPNDIFEANDLFENGNMTQVQTTLLALASMAKTKGMDTKVDIGIKYADKQTRNFDDEKLKAGQCVIGLQMGTNKCASQAGMTAYGTRRHLYDPKTQADKPFDQTTISLQMGTNKGASQAGMLAPGTRRDIFDQKVAVQPVDNSTISLQMGTNKVASQKGMSVYGLGRQIYDPKYCSSPTEPTIHSNGSQGTGTNGSEISDSDYQAEYPGEYQEEYQADYHDEYRGHYDHGIDY, from the exons ATGACTCAATTCAACAAGGGCCCTGCATATGGTTTATCTGCTGAAGTGAGAAGTAAG ATTGCTCAGAAGTATGACCTGCAGAAGGAGGAGGAGCTGAGGTACTGGATTGAGGATGTAACGGGCATGCCAATTGGAGAAAACTTCCAGATGGGATTGAAGGATGGCGTCATACTGTGCGA GCTTATTAATAAACTTCAGCCTGGATCCATTAAGAAAATCAACCACTCCAAACTTAACTGGCATAAG CTTGAGAACCTGGGAAACTTCATCAAAGCCATTCTCGCTTATGGCCTGAAGCCTAACGATATCTTTGAGGCTAATGATTTGTTTGAGAACGGGAACATGACTCAAGTCCAGACCACACTTCTTGCTCTGGCCAGCATG GCAAAAACCAAAGGTATGGACACAAAAGTTGATATTGGTATAAAGTATGCAGACAAGCAAACCCGCAACTTTGATGATGAGAAATTAAAGGCTGGACAATGTGTGATTGGACTGCAG ATGGGGACAAATAAATGCGCTAGTCAGGCTGGGATGACCGCTTATGGCACCAGGAGACATCTGTATGACCCAAAAACTCAAGCAGACAAGCCTTTTGACCAAACTACAATCAGCCTGCAGATGGGCACTAATAAAGGAGCAAGCCAG GCTGGAATGTTGGCCCCAGGTACAAGGAGGGATATTTTTGACCAGAAAGTGGCTGTCCAACCAGTGGACAACTCCACCATCTCACTGCAGATGGGCACCAACAAGGTGGCCTCTCAGAAAGGCATGAGCGTGTACGGGCTGGGCAGACAGATATACGACCCCAAATACTGCTCCTCCCCCACCGAGCCCACCATCCACAGCAATGGCAGCCAGGGCACCGGCACCAACGGCTCTGAGATCAGCGACAGCGACTACCAGGCTGAATACCCAGGAGAATATCAGGAAGAGTACCAGGCAGACTACCACGATGAATACAGAGGCCACTATGACCACGGCATTGACTATTAA
- the si:dkey-10f21.4 gene encoding transmembrane protein 56-B-like encodes MEPLSLQVLVVVTGSFLGFQWLFHRGSPWVSEKLCKGFLRLSPTQRTEWNSRAVSTIHALVVGLFCLYIYIFDEPIQKDPVWGDATLVKLNVAITSGYLISDLLLMFTSWESIGEKYFVIHHFAALYAYYYVLSQGILPYFANFRLLSEFSTPFVNQRWFFHMLGYHKLSKPSLVNGVAMAFAFFLVRIAVIPGYYSHMYSVFGTDDFYRLPLGGRSAWVISSVSLDVMNVMWMRRIIRGCLKVLRSAWSRKTGNELETKKTD; translated from the exons ATGGAGCCTCTCAGCCTGCAGGTGCTGGTGGTTGTAACAGGGAGCTTCTTGGGCTTCCAGTGGCTGTTCCACAGAGGTAGCCCTTGGGTGTCTGAGAAGCTCTGCAAAGGCTTCCTGAGGCTCAGCCCTACACAAAGGACAGAGTGGAACTCCAG gGCCGTCTCAACAATACACGCCTTGGTTGTGGGACTTTTCTGTCTCTACATATATATCTTTGATGAACCTATCCAGAAAGACCCAGTCTG GGGAGATGCCACATTGGTGAAGCTAAATGTGGCCATTACCTCAGGCTATCTTATCTCAG ATCTCCTGCTCATGTTTACTTCATGGGAGTCTATTGGAGAGAAATATTTTGTCATACATCATTTTGCTGCTCTCTATGCATACTACTATGTGCTG agTCAAGGGATATTGCCTTACTTTGCTAACTTCCGCCTGCTTTCAGAATTCTCCACTCCCTTCGTGAACCAGCG TTGGTTTTTTCACATGTTGGGCTACCACAAACTTTCCAAACCGAGTCTGGTTAACGGTGTCGCAATGGCATTTGCATTCTTCTTGGTGAGGATCGCAGTCATTCCAGGCTACTACAGCCACATGTATTCGGTCTTTGGTACGGATGACTTCTACCGGTTACCTCTGGGGGGCCGCAGTGCCTGGGTTATTTCCAGCGTGTCTTTGGATGTCATGAACGTCATGTGGATGCGCAGAATCATCCGTGGATGTCTCAAAGTCCTTCGCTCTGCCTGGTCGAGGAAAACAGGAAATGAGTTGGAAACTAAAAAGACGGACTGA